The genomic stretch AATTTGTTCCTCTATCATTGTTGGAACCAAATTGTAAATATTATCACGTAGATAAGTAAATGGGTTAAATTCATTGTTAAACTTTACTCACAAAATTAACGACAAGTCCTTTTACATTTAATTTGAAGCTAGTGTGAGTAGTAATCTAAAACTAATATGATTATAAGACTAATATCTAGAATTTCGGTTATATCCTTTTATTacgagttattatgcttaatattataaggttatttttgtaaaccgacattgtattcatgcttttataataatatagataaatatatagatatagattattttactatttttaaatattatcaaataacatctaataatttttatatttttaatcaaAGCTGAATTTGAGTaagaaaatgtgattgatgaaaatTCGTATAACCGATTCCACTTATTTGAAATTAAAGTATAGCTAAATcacttaataaaaataaaagaaaaaccaaATAGTAATTAGATACTCCTATTCATCATCTGATAACGTGGATAACAGATTTTTCTATAACAGATGAATGTCTGATATTCATTCCACTACATATCTCTGAGCTTCACCACCACAATGCCATCTTCACTCGCcctttcttctttctctcttctcaCTCACCCCACCACCCACCACCACCGAACCACCCATCTGCGCCCACTTCCATGCCGTTCACTTTCCATTAAATCTTCCATAGACAACAAGAAACCACCTTCTACAAAGCCCAGTTCATGGGTCAGTCCAGATTGGTTAACAAAACTAACCAGCTCACTTACTTTGGGCCAAAATGATGATTCTAATATACCCATTGCAAGTGCTCAGCTTGAGGATGTTTCTGAACTATTAGGTGGGGCTCTTTTTCTTCCATTGTTTAAATGGATGAATCAGTATGGACCCATTTATCGACTTGCTGCTGGGCCGAGGAATTTTGTAATTGTTAGTGATCCTGCTATTGCTAAGCACGTTTTGAAGAATTATGGAAAGTATGGTAAAGGGCTTGTAGCTGAAGTGTCTGAGTTTTTGTTTGGTTCTGGTTTTGCCATTGCTGAAGGTCCTCTTTGGACGGTAATTTTGCTTtcctttattttgttttgttaatTATGCAACTTGATTGGTTTTGGAATGAAATGGGCCCAAATTGAGCACAGTGGATATATTTGATTTATATAGCGTACTCCAACTAGTTTGGCATTGAGGCGTACATGTTGTTGAAATATGCACTTCGCATGCACATTTTGTAGATATTGCTTTGACACTCACTTGGTGTTTATCAATGAAATTTATAATTTTCGATGGCATTTTGGTAATTCAACTTTAACTAAGGAGCTTCCCACTTTTatattagtatatatatatatatatagatttattGACTTATCTTAAGAGAATAAAGGATAATGCAGCATAAAATGAAATATATTGGAATGACTAATGAGTTAGGCCCAAGAAGAGCAAAATGGATATAGAGGATTGGTATAGCTAATCCAACTTGTTTCGGATTGAGGCGTAGGTTGCTGAATTTTATGCTTCCTTTGTAGTTGCATTGGAATGAAATGGGTCCAAACAGAAGCGGGTCCAAGATTTATCAAAAATTTGATAGGTTCAACTTTTACATTTCTTAGTAATGAACACATAATACTTTTGAAATTATGGGTTCAGAATTCAATACTATTTGTTAAATTTTTTTAGTGTTTTTTCACATTTATATCTATATTCCATGTTGCAACTACTGGGTTCAGATGAACCCAACAATTATGGCCTAAATCTGTCAGTAGATCCAAATAGAATGGAATGAATATAGAGGATTCATACAGTCAGCGCAAGTGGTTAGGAATTGAGGCGTAGTAATGGATATTGTTGAATTATGCAGCATGCACCTCATGGTCAAGTTTGACAGTGAGACACAGTTCCCTTTTAGTTGGTGCCACACAAATGAGAGATCTTTAGTAGATGATTAAAATGAAAGGATAATTCTTATGAAACATTAGTTTGGTAATTAGGGTCAATACGTTTACATCTTctatttctgtggaatttggacTCGGTCTGGTGAATGCTAATTTTCTTGATGAAATTTAGATGTCCCAAGGATTCATCTTTTCTGGCTAGTTTGAATTGTTGCATGTTGGTAGTTTAATTGTGATACACACGGCATAAGACAAAGCACACTTTAGGGTACTGAAAAGCTAATTTAATGTCAAATTCAATGGTGACCTCTAGTTTGGTATAAAACAATGTAATATGAAGTTCCTGTAAACCATGGTTTATTATTGATGAATGTAATTGATGATTTTTAGTTAGTTTTTATAATAGAGGGAAAGTACAGTACCCTAGTGTAACAATATTATGGCCACCAATGGTGTTGTTTTGAGCTTAAACCTAATTTGATATAGGCAAGGCGAAGGGCTGTGGTTCCATCTCTTCACAAGAAGTACTTGTCAGTAATAGTTGATCGGGTCTTTTGCAGATGTGCTGAGAGAATGGTGGAGAAACTTACACCTGACGCAATTTCTGGGTCTGCAGTAAATATGGAGGCAAAGTTTTCTCAACTAACACTTGATGTTATTGGTCTTGCACTCTTCAATTACAACTTCGATTCCCTTACTACTGACAGTCCAGTTATTGAAGCAGTTTACACTGCGTTAAAAGAAGCAGAACTCCGTTCAACTGATCTGTTGCCATATTGGCAGGCATGTCCTTCCTATACTTGAATGGTTTTTGCCGAGGTTAATCTATCTGATTATTTTGACTGAGCTTCCATGTTTTTGTAGATCAAAGTCTTATGTAAGGTCATCCCACGACAAATAAAGGCTGAAAATGCAGTTTCTTTAATCAGGCAAACTGTTGAAGAGCTCATTGCAAAGTGCAGAGAGATTGTAGAATCTGAGGGTGAGAGGATTAATGAGGATGAGTACGTGAATGATAGAGATCCAAGCATCCTTCGATTTTTGCTTGCTAGCCGAGAGGAGGTTGGCCAATAGTTAAACTCATTTGATACATAACTGATAGAATTTCCTTTCTGTTTTGGATTACAAAACTTCTTTGAAACTGAACTTCATTTAGGTAAATAGCATCATCTATGATATGTTAAGGTGAACTACAGTTAGTACCACTGTTGTAAGAATTCATGCAATCAGAGTCATAGTCATAGCTCCCAAGGGTATGGCCTAACAGTCAATTAAGTGGTGAAAATCATAGAGCTAGGGTTCAAATCTCAGCAGACACAAATTACttaggtgatttcttcccattTGCCCGAGTCTTGGTGGGCAAAGTTACTAGGTACCTGTGCTAgtgggaggtagcaggtaccCTGTGGAATAGTCGAGGTGTACGCAAGTTGGCCCGAACACCACCAATATATAAAAGAGTCCATACAACATACTTATAGGActatgttcttttttctttttccttgtaTAGTCTAGCAGAATAAAGATAAAGCAAAATTTTCTTCTGGCCTTTATAACTGTTGGTTGCTTTGTTATATTCAGAGTTAATGTAGTTGATGAACAATCAAGTGAAGCCAGCAATGGTAGTTTCTTGTTCAGATTGTAGAACTCTATTGTTGTTCTTCCATtgtttctctttttctaaatatcatttgtttacttttctttgacaTTTTTGAGTCAGCTGAAATAAAGAATTATTAGTTCGAATGATTCTTAATATTGATGATATGATTTTCTAGTAGATCGGCCAACTAAAGATGCACATTGCATGCGTATAAAAATATCACATGGTGGCTCATTGACTTATTGGAAAACTTCTTCCTCAATCCTATAGGATTTGACAACTTTCTATATTGAGAAACATCCAAAATGGCCCTGGGACATGAGAATTACCCATTTTGGGTGACGCCAAGTTTCAAACTGGTGTGATGCCAAGAATCTCATCTTGAGCTTATACTTAGCTAAACTCCATCTTCCATAGTCTGGCACCACTGAGAAGGGAGTCCTCAGGTTGCTCGCTTGGTGCCAATGAGAAGGGTTCTTAGAGGAAGGACGTCTCTTCCTTCCTTAGCTGCCATTATCAATTGATGAGTGAATTAGGTGCAAGTCCGGTTGTTTATACAATGATGATAAACTTGAATTAGTGCCTATATCCTTAGCGTATCTAATATGTATAGTTTCTTGAAGGAGATTCATACAAATTTGACATGTCTTAGTGCTACGACTTTTTaacttttccctttttccttttttttttctccccGGTTTTTTCCTGCGGGGTTGGTTTGGGATGTGCGTGTGGGTGGGTGGGGGTAAATATGAATCTTGCACATTTCTAACTAGTTTCTTAATTTTACATCCGTTAAACATTTGAGTTAGAGACTTCAATTAGGATTTGATGTTTTCAATGaaatactccctccatttcaatttagatgaggtagtttgactcagcacagagtttaagaaaaaaaagacttttaaaacttgtggtcttagaagcttaaggggtaaaagctttgtaggcccatgacatttgtgtggttataaaagcttctcattaagggtaaaatgggtaaaatgaagagtttaaagttgaattatttccaattgtagaaatgtgtcattcttttcgGAACGGACTAATAAAGAAAgtgtgtcatctaaattgaaacagaggagtAATCATTATTCACAAACTTGGCCATTCAATCTGATTGCATTTCCCTCAAACCAGAGCTTCAGTCTCTCTAATTCAACACGCAATGCCCTTGGTTTATAAAGACCATTGGTGTATATCAGTATTGTTTCAACAAACCAAAACTATAAGCGAAATCCAAATCTTGCCATGTGACTTTCAATCATTCAAttgacatgtttacttctttttGGAGAAAAGGATTGATCATAACATATCTTCTTAAAGACAAAATACTGCAGATATAGCTTAATATGAATTCTCTATGCATGCTAACTTTCTGAATTTCAGGTTTCAAGTGTACAACTTCGAGATGATCTTCTATCCATGCTAGTTGCTGGGCATGAAACCACAGGTTCAGTTTTGACTTGGACGTCATACCTGCTGAGTAAGGTGTCTCCAGTTGACCTTCATCCTTGAATCCTTAGTTCCCTCTTAATTTATCACACATTTTATGTTTTTCCAACTTGAATGACAGCAATAAACTGTGCCACAGCGAAGTGCAAAGttacatttcttttaaaatatttttgtgcATATTCTAGATGTATTCGCCACCTTAAATTCAGCTTTTCGACCCTTTTACGTTTAACATGTTGCTCATGGTTTCTTATGGAGGTAAGCACTTACTGCCACAAGTACAGTCAGAAAATTACCCAACTCTTCTGTGTGTTGTCAGAGGAGGAACTATTTGAAGGCAACCTAATTGTTGTGAGTTCTGTCTCCATGACATTGACGTTAACTAAAATTCCTTCCTGTCCACAGGACAGTAAATCATTTTAAAGgttgaatttgaagaaaaaatGTCTGAGCCTGTGATGTATGGTGACTTatctaaaaaagagaaaaaagccTGGGAAATATGGTGCTCCCAGCAGCTAAAAGAAATGCCATTTGAAGAGCTTTTTCTTACCGAACAATAATACTGTTTGGAGAACTTACTGAGAATTGTTTTAGTCGTATGTTCTTAGCTAAAACGCATTTGCATGATGTCACTTATGGTAATGCATGTTAATCATGTTGTCATCACTGTCAACCATTATTCTGCTATTTAGGAATTCTTAACAGGTTTTGTTGCCCTTTTACCTCTATATAGGTGGAAATCCAGTTGTTTCATTCTAGTTTTCGTTTTGGATATGTTTtggtctttctttaaaaaaaattgtcgATCCTGTGAGCATATTTATTtctataataattcataatcttCTATTCGATAAAAACATGGTGCGTGACGGAGACTATGCAGACTATAAAAACCTGTTGTTCCCTCACATTTTATGTTCTTAATGCAGAACCCTTCCTCCTTGAAAAAAGCACATGAAGAAGTTGACAGAGTTTTGGGAGGACGCGCTCCGACCTATGAAGACATGAGGAATCTGAAGTTCTTGACACGGTGCATAACTGAGTCACTCCGACTTTATCCACATCCACCTGTAAGTTCGTCAATTTCTCTTCTCCTTGTGGACTTTATCGTTATGCATTATCTTCttattgttgaagtttggcaaaatgccaaagtcccacattggttgggagttaagtttggaggggatttttcccctataaaagaaggcctaatgtttaggattgaaacacacctctcatttgccttctcatctgtttaaggcatttgtatcttctctctttagtattatttcacttgtatttttggagtggaataaaatatttggttgtgtccgaggagtaggcaaaattagccgaacctcgtaaattctggtgttccctttattgttgttttattgtcttatttattatttggtggctgtcataatttttggtatagtagttgtgacttattcacactatatacatttggcttccgcaacaattggtatcagagccaaggtactgtctaagtatgctctgtggttgcagcatagtctgatcttccacatcagaaaagatttatcttggtaactgagtcaaggttctgtctgagtatgctctgtggttgcagcttagtctgatcttccacaccagaaaggaaataatcttgatttgtgtcgtcagctattaaataatatttgtgtcaaagatgagagacaataaacaagaagaatctacatcaagtgtcaacaat from Nicotiana sylvestris chromosome 12, ASM39365v2, whole genome shotgun sequence encodes the following:
- the LOC104210223 gene encoding carotene epsilon-monooxygenase, chloroplastic codes for the protein MPSSLALSSFSLLTHPTTHHHRTTHLRPLPCRSLSIKSSIDNKKPPSTKPSSWVSPDWLTKLTSSLTLGQNDDSNIPIASAQLEDVSELLGGALFLPLFKWMNQYGPIYRLAAGPRNFVIVSDPAIAKHVLKNYGKYGKGLVAEVSEFLFGSGFAIAEGPLWTARRRAVVPSLHKKYLSVIVDRVFCRCAERMVEKLTPDAISGSAVNMEAKFSQLTLDVIGLALFNYNFDSLTTDSPVIEAVYTALKEAELRSTDLLPYWQIKVLCKVIPRQIKAENAVSLIRQTVEELIAKCREIVESEGERINEDEYVNDRDPSILRFLLASREEVSSVQLRDDLLSMLVAGHETTGSVLTWTSYLLSKNPSSLKKAHEEVDRVLGGRAPTYEDMRNLKFLTRCITESLRLYPHPPVLIRRALEADVLPGNYKVNAGQDIMISVYNVHHSSEVWERAEEFDPERFDLEGPVPNETNTDFRFIPFSGGPRKCVGDQFALLEATVALAIFLQNLSFELIPDQNISMTTGATIHTTNGLYMKVKQRQKESVLAA